One Solanum stenotomum isolate F172 unplaced genomic scaffold, ASM1918654v1 scaffold30406, whole genome shotgun sequence DNA segment encodes these proteins:
- the LOC125851839 gene encoding uncharacterized protein LOC125851839 encodes MGGVPSTPRFSGGSRPHETAEYLIGAFIGEKSFPLASDYWQKLLELPLNLHWSSDRVQQACLHFAQNNCYTRHLAKILIHLSWCLQQCVSTSDASSSAYVKALNAVYVSSVFLKHLIENAKTDNFEDLYMSLNESEEIPSNVPKEQSIEHLVVNSVLNFLGRVDVSSDTYLLHYELLNFMLVALSTQLLSGPSLGADDIHPFFDAAMSQPTSLVNLAICKLLVNYITRPRFPLKASSYYIFSEGYRPGVLQRVGSVAANLVLLPLNFFASSSNEASRSPLADNSLNILLILVHYRKSLGMDHFKDKIDYSSPDSLPKEESFFENPYCKALENARDIEFDRVDVEGNAPGGPVVRLPFASLFDTLGMCLADETSALLLYSLVHGNSDFLEYVLVRTDLDTLLMPLLETLYNAPRRTSNQIYMVLIILLILSQDSSFNASIHKLVLPSVPWYQERVLHQTSLGSLMVIILTRTVKYNLSKLRDVYLHTNCLATLANMAPHVHRLSGYASQRLVSLFDMLARKYNKLAEMKNDKMHVPNGESKEENSLQEDMAAELHIYTDFLRIVLEILNAILTYSLPRNPEVVYAIMHRQEVFQPFKSHPRFNELLDNIFMVLDFFNSRMDAQKMDGEWSVEKVLQVIIVNCRSWRVDGLKMFTQLRFTYEQESHPEEFFIPYVWQLVLSRSGLNFSPGSIHLFPADLPLQDNIGEEAGKPQKGDMKGNELKIEVPV; translated from the exons CTCAGAACAACTGCTACACAAGGCATCTTGCCAAAATTTTAATTCACCTGTCCTGGTGCTTGCAACAGTGTGTTTCTACATCCGATGCTTCTTCATCAGCTTATGTGAAAGCTCTCAATGCAGTCTACGTCTCATCTGTTTTTCTGAAGCACCTCATTGAGAATGCTAAAACTGACAACTTTGAAGATCTATACATGTCCCTGAATGAAAGTGAGGAAATTCCAAGTAATGTCCCTAAAG AACAGAGTATTGAGCATCTTGTTGTGAATAGTGTGCTTAATTTTCTTGGCAGGGTAGATGTAAG CTCTGATACATATCTTCTACACTATGAGTTGCTTAATTTCATGCTTGTTGCGTTATCAACTCAGCTTCTTTCTGGGCCATCACTTGGAGCTGATGATATTCATCCTTTCTTTGATGCAGCAATGTCTCAG cCAACTTCTTTGGTCAATCTGGCTATATGTAAGCTGCTTGTTAACTACATCACGCGGCCGCGTTTCCCTCTGAAGGCTTCAtcgtattatatattttctgaAGGATATCGTCCTGGAGTTTTACAGAGAGTTGGCTCTGTTGCGG CAAATCTCGTGCTGCTGCCATTGAATTTCTTTGCAAGTTCAAGCAATGAAGCTTCCAGAAGCCCATTGGCAGACAACAGTCTTAATATTTTACTCATCCTTGTTCATTACCGCAAGAGTCTTGGCATGGACCATTTCAAAGATAAAATTGACTACAGCAGTCCAGATTCACTACCAAAGGAAGAATCATTCTTTGAGAATCCTTACTGCAAGGCCCTTGAGAATGCTCGGGATATTGAAT TTGATCGTGTTGATGTTGAGGGAAATGCACCTGGTGGTCCGGTTGTGAGATTACCCTTTGCTTCTCTTTTTGATACCCTTGGCAT GTGCTTGGCTGATGAGACTTCTGCACTTCTGCTTTATTCACTCGTTCATGGGAATTCAGATTTTCTTGAGTATGTGTTGGTGCGGACTGATCTGGATACACTG TTGATGCCTTTGCTCGAAACACTGTATAATGCACCTAGGAGGACATCCAATCAGATATATATGGTGCTGATTATCCTTCTTATACTTAGCCAAGATTCCTCATTCAACGCCAGCATTCATAAACTG GTGTTGCCCAGTGTTCCATGGTACCAAGAACGCGTTCTTCATCAGACCTCTCTTGGTTCTCTTATGGTCATAATTTTGACGAGGACGGTGAAATACAACCTCTCTAAGTTGCGG GATGTTTACCTTCATACAAATTGCCTTGCAACTTTAGCTAATATGGCACCTCATGTACATCGCCTAAGTGGTTATGCATCACAACGTTTAGTGAGCCTATTTGACATGCTTGCACGCAA GTACAACAAATTGGCAGAGATGAAAAATGATAAGATGCATGTGCCCAATGGTGAATCAAAGGAAGAAAATAGTCTCCAAGAAGACATG GCAGCTGAGCTGCATATTTATACCGACTTCTTAAGAATTGTTCTTGAGATATTAAATGCTATTCTGACCTATTCCTTGCCGCGGAATCCTGAG GTTGTTTATGCAATTATGCACAGGCAGGAAGTTTTTCAGCCATTCAAAAGTCATCCACGATTCAATGAACTGCTTGACAACATATTTATG GTTTTGGACTTCTTCAACAGTCGCATGGATGCCCAGAAGATGGATGGGGAATGGTCTGTAGAGAAAGTACTGCAAGTGATTATTGTTAATTGCCGATCTTGGAGGGTTGACGGACTAAAG ATGTTTACCCAATTGCGTTTCACATATGAACAAGAGAGTCATCCTGAGGAGTTCTTCATTCCATATGTGTGGCAGCTGGTGTTGTCTCGGAG TGGTCTCAACTTTTCTCCTGGCAGCATACATCTTTTCCCGGCTGACCTTCCTCTCCAA GATAATATTGGCGAGGAGGCTGGAAAGCCTCAGAAAGGTGACATGAAAGGAAATGAGCTAAAGATAGAGGTGCCAGTTTGA
- the LOC125851873 gene encoding early light-induced protein, chloroplastic, which yields MTTSFAMQSIILGSPVKLSQSRNGLNQFVPSCYLPRLHRSSHLRVKCMAEEGEKLDKSSTPLTDSAATVPKPTPAPFVKPKPSTNFSDIFSFSGPAPERINGRLAMIGFVAAIGVELANGADLSAQLSNGGLLWFLGSSALLTLASLIPLFQGVTVESKSEGIMSADAEIWNGRFAMLGLVALAFTEYVKGAGLFQV from the exons atgacaaCTTCATTTGCCATGCAATCCATAATTTTGGGAAGTCCAGTTAAGTTGTCACAAAGTAGAAATGGCTTGAATCAGTTTGTTCCTAGCTGTTACTTGCCACGCCTTCACAGGAGTTCGCATCTTCGTGTTAAGTGTATGGCTGAG GAGGGTGAGAAGTTAGACAAATCTTCAACCCCTTTGACTGATTCTGCTGCTACAGTTCCCAAGCCAACACCTGCTCCTTTTGTTAAG CCAAAACCAAGCACCAATTTCTCCGATATATTCTCATTCAGTGGCCCGGCACCTGAGAGGATCAACGGTAGGCTAGCCATGATTGGATTTGTAGCAGCCATTGGTGTGGAGCTAGCCAACGGTGCAGATTTATCTGCACAGTTATCAAACGGTGGATTATTATGGTTCTTGGGGTCAAGTGCATTGCTAACTTTGGCTTCACTAATCCCATTGTTCCAAGGAGTTACTGTTGAGTCTAAATCTGAGGGGATTATGAGTGCTGATGCTGAGATTTGGAATGGCAGATTTgctatgttgggattagttgcTTTAGCTTTTACTGAATATGTTAAAGGAGCTGGCCTTTTCCAAGTCTAA